In uncultured Methanobrevibacter sp., the following proteins share a genomic window:
- a CDS encoding winged helix-turn-helix domain-containing protein — protein sequence MTESSNYLKNYDVVSDDVKFAANSIIRLKILASLLEKSQNMKDLAKSTELNYSSISSTLHGLEIRDFVYRESNKYFLSNSLKVQIKHVLELKEVVNLLNRFFNIIEGHVIDMVPEKSINELYLLGKAELVESVGIDAYKINTCIESSLADANRARCILPFYQLNFNERLNSLVNDGKFVDLIVSDEIYDIYEKKSDSRYISSFKSKNNFLLIVTDKMMILGLFKDNGHFDQNRLVVSENKDAMMWANNLFRNFKKSNK from the coding sequence ATGACAGAAAGTTCAAACTACTTAAAAAACTATGATGTGGTATCTGATGATGTTAAATTCGCTGCAAATTCAATTATCAGATTAAAAATATTGGCTTCACTATTAGAAAAATCCCAAAACATGAAGGATCTGGCTAAAAGCACTGAATTAAACTACAGTTCAATTTCAAGCACTTTGCATGGTTTGGAAATTAGGGATTTTGTTTACCGTGAATCCAACAAATACTTTTTATCCAATTCCCTAAAAGTACAGATAAAACATGTTTTGGAACTTAAGGAAGTTGTAAACTTGCTTAACAGATTCTTTAACATTATTGAGGGTCATGTTATTGATATGGTTCCGGAAAAATCCATAAATGAATTGTATTTGCTTGGAAAAGCGGAGTTGGTGGAATCAGTCGGCATCGATGCATATAAAATCAATACCTGCATTGAATCTTCATTGGCTGATGCTAATCGTGCACGTTGCATTCTGCCATTTTATCAGCTTAACTTCAATGAAAGGTTAAATTCACTAGTCAATGATGGAAAATTTGTGGATTTAATCGTTTCTGATGAAATCTATGATATTTATGAGAAAAAATCGGACTCCCGATACATATCATCATTCAAATCTAAAAACAATTTTCTCTTGATTGTCACTGATAAAATGATGATTTTGGGTTTGTTTAAGGATAATGGTCATTTTGATCAAAACAGATTGGTGGTATCTGAAAACAAGGATGCGATGATGTGGGCCAATAACCTATTTAGAAATTTTAAAAAGAGTAATAAATGA
- a CDS encoding TDT family transporter → MNIIKKLPIPVSGLILASLSLGNLLQNIHPSLRFLFGAIGIIFLILILLKVVFYPQLIKDDFKNPVIASSSGTFSMSLMILSTYLMPFMPGISYTLWIIGIVLHILLIIYFTYHFIVHNFDISNVYPSYWIVYVGITMAAITANVHGINDADFIFFIIGFIGMLVSTPLVLYREFIYDKIPEMNRPLTCIFTALFSILIVGYVNSADIISNEFLTVLYSIASIFYIFAIYKLIRNIKIRFYPSFAAFTFPFVISALATKGVLGTLKIGLLNYVLALQTVIATVLVVYVLIKYIKFLKK, encoded by the coding sequence ATGAATATCATTAAAAAACTACCTATTCCAGTTTCCGGATTAATCCTTGCATCATTATCCCTGGGAAATCTTCTTCAGAACATACATCCCAGCCTTAGATTTCTTTTTGGAGCAATAGGCATAATATTTCTAATCTTAATCCTTCTAAAAGTTGTTTTTTATCCTCAACTCATAAAAGATGACTTTAAAAATCCGGTCATTGCAAGCAGTTCAGGAACATTTTCAATGAGTTTGATGATCCTATCTACATATCTCATGCCATTTATGCCAGGTATTTCATATACCCTATGGATAATTGGAATAGTGCTTCATATTTTATTAATAATTTACTTTACCTATCATTTTATCGTGCACAATTTTGATATTTCCAATGTTTATCCAAGCTACTGGATAGTCTATGTTGGAATCACCATGGCCGCAATTACTGCAAACGTCCATGGAATCAATGATGCGGATTTCATATTCTTCATTATCGGATTTATCGGAATGCTTGTATCCACACCGTTAGTATTATACAGGGAATTTATTTATGATAAAATTCCGGAAATGAACAGACCGTTAACATGTATTTTTACAGCATTGTTCAGCATATTGATTGTGGGATATGTTAACTCCGCAGACATCATTTCAAACGAGTTTCTAACAGTTCTATATAGCATAGCATCAATATTCTACATTTTCGCAATATACAAACTGATAAGAAATATAAAAATAAGGTTCTACCCAAGCTTTGCGGCATTCACATTTCCATTCGTAATCAGTGCCCTTGCAACAAAGGGAGTTCTGGGCACACTAAAAATAGGACTTTTAAATTATGTTTTAGCTTTGCAGACGGTTATAGCGACAGTATTGGTTGTATATGTATTAATCAAATACATTAAATTCTTAAAAAAATAG
- the iorA gene encoding indolepyruvate ferredoxin oxidoreductase subunit alpha: MNLKELVTGVSGEKQFLLGNEAAVRGVIEAGVSIAATYPGTPSSEIGNILSVLAKDANIYFEFSTNEKVAMEVAATAAASGLRSFTFMKHVGLNAAADSFMTTAYSGVNGGMVILSADDPSLFSSQNEQDTRNYAKLANMPILEPSNCQEVKDMVKYAFDLSEQFKIPVIVRTTTRVSHMRGVVEFGDVADNSSNNDNHWKRGHFNKDPSKYVPVPAFAGDMHVRLWDKIHKIEKLTNESEFNREVELSGDKKYGIITSSSAYNYAHDVCKFNDLDINILKLGFSYPFPHDLVAEFLKDLDEVFIVEEVDPIIERDTLAVVGAEKLNVTVHGKLDETFPIYHEFNSDVVADGINKVLNFKQDSEVKFSSSLEKLQDDIPSRAPVLCAGCPHRAMYYGVNIAIEELGLKPSDVVFASDIGCYTLGINPPYNAADYLLSMGSSVGDGCGFSVSTDQKVVSFIGDSTFFHSGVSPLINAVHNKHNFVLTVLDNRITAMTGGQPNPGIPVDGMGDEAPEVSIRKLALACGCDFVRVINPFNLDQVVKTYKEAIEREDTAVIISKAPCTLIKGLTKKPPVQLVEKNCNNCDKCVSELACPAISKINGKIVIDEAQCDGCNVCIQVCKYGALEAGR, translated from the coding sequence ATGAATTTAAAAGAATTAGTCACAGGAGTATCTGGTGAAAAACAGTTTTTGCTAGGTAATGAAGCTGCTGTAAGGGGAGTTATTGAGGCAGGTGTTTCCATTGCAGCTACATATCCAGGAACTCCTTCATCAGAAATTGGAAATATATTGTCAGTATTGGCTAAGGATGCGAATATCTATTTTGAATTTTCAACTAATGAAAAGGTCGCCATGGAAGTTGCTGCCACTGCTGCGGCTTCTGGTTTAAGGTCATTTACATTCATGAAACATGTAGGTTTGAATGCCGCTGCGGATTCATTCATGACTACCGCATATTCCGGTGTGAACGGCGGAATGGTGATCCTGTCAGCCGATGACCCTTCACTTTTCTCATCTCAAAATGAACAGGATACTCGTAATTATGCAAAATTAGCTAACATGCCTATTTTAGAACCATCCAACTGTCAAGAAGTAAAAGATATGGTTAAATATGCATTTGATTTATCAGAACAGTTTAAAATACCGGTAATTGTGAGAACAACAACCCGTGTATCCCATATGAGGGGTGTTGTCGAATTCGGAGATGTGGCTGACAATTCATCAAACAACGACAATCACTGGAAAAGAGGACACTTTAACAAGGACCCTTCCAAGTATGTTCCGGTTCCGGCCTTTGCAGGAGATATGCACGTAAGATTATGGGACAAAATCCATAAAATTGAAAAACTAACCAATGAAAGTGAATTCAATAGGGAAGTTGAACTTTCAGGCGATAAGAAGTACGGTATAATAACCTCAAGCAGTGCATACAATTATGCCCATGATGTCTGCAAGTTCAATGATTTGGACATTAACATCTTAAAATTAGGATTTTCATATCCGTTCCCTCATGACCTTGTAGCCGAATTCCTGAAGGATTTGGATGAGGTTTTCATTGTCGAGGAAGTGGACCCGATTATTGAAAGAGATACCTTGGCGGTTGTTGGTGCTGAAAAACTCAATGTTACAGTGCACGGTAAACTGGATGAAACTTTTCCTATTTATCATGAATTCAACTCCGATGTCGTGGCCGACGGCATAAACAAGGTTTTAAATTTCAAACAGGATTCAGAAGTTAAATTCTCTTCAAGTCTTGAAAAGCTTCAGGACGATATTCCTTCACGTGCTCCGGTATTGTGTGCGGGATGTCCTCACAGGGCAATGTATTATGGAGTAAACATTGCAATCGAGGAATTGGGTTTGAAACCATCCGATGTTGTATTTGCTTCAGATATCGGTTGTTACACTTTAGGTATCAATCCTCCTTACAATGCTGCCGATTACCTATTGTCAATGGGTTCAAGTGTCGGTGACGGCTGCGGATTTTCAGTTTCAACTGACCAGAAGGTTGTAAGCTTCATTGGAGATTCCACATTTTTCCACAGTGGTGTTTCACCATTAATCAATGCGGTACACAACAAACACAATTTTGTATTGACCGTTCTTGACAACAGAATCACTGCAATGACCGGTGGTCAGCCTAACCCTGGAATTCCTGTTGACGGAATGGGCGATGAGGCTCCTGAAGTTTCAATCCGTAAACTTGCTCTGGCATGCGGATGTGATTTTGTACGTGTAATCAATCCGTTTAATTTAGACCAAGTCGTTAAAACTTATAAAGAGGCTATTGAAAGAGAAGATACTGCAGTTATCATATCAAAAGCTCCATGTACTTTGATTAAAGGTTTGACTAAAAAACCTCCTGTACAGCTGGTTGAGAAAAACTGTAATAACTGTGACAAGTGTGTAAGTGAACTGGCATGTCCGGCCATTTCAAAAATCAATGGAAAGATAGTAATTGATGAAGCGCAATGTGACGGCTGTAATGTTTGTATACAGGTTTGTAAGTATGGTGCTCTAGAGGCAGGTAGGTGA
- a CDS encoding indolepyruvate oxidoreductase subunit beta, with product MDNHYSIYICGVGGQGIIKTSTIIGEAAMNQGLDVVMSEIHGMSQRGGSVSTELKIGGYNSSIIPKQGADMLLSFEPIETIRGLDKVNSETKIVYNTHPIIPSSTDKAYPSVDSITRTLKENFKHVLPIDGTQLAIDAGSVLSLNMVLLGAVTADDKFPLTKESVIDAMKNNLKPKFHDMNLKAIESGYKSIKG from the coding sequence ATGGATAATCATTATAGTATTTATATTTGCGGTGTAGGAGGTCAAGGAATTATTAAAACCTCCACAATCATTGGTGAAGCTGCAATGAACCAGGGTTTGGATGTAGTTATGAGTGAAATTCACGGTATGTCTCAAAGAGGAGGATCCGTATCAACTGAATTGAAAATTGGAGGATACAATTCATCAATCATACCAAAACAGGGTGCAGACATGTTGCTTTCCTTTGAGCCTATTGAAACTATAAGGGGACTTGACAAGGTCAACTCTGAAACCAAGATCGTTTACAATACTCATCCGATAATCCCATCTTCAACAGACAAGGCTTATCCTAGTGTTGACAGCATAACCAGAACATTAAAGGAAAACTTTAAGCATGTGCTGCCTATAGACGGAACCCAATTGGCTATTGATGCGGGAAGCGTTTTATCATTGAATATGGTTCTTTTAGGTGCGGTTACTGCTGATGACAAGTTTCCACTAACAAAGGAATCTGTCATTGATGCAATGAAAAATAACTTAAAACCTAAATTCCATGACATGAATTTAAAGGCTATTGAAAGTGGGTACAAATCTATCAAAGGTTAA
- a CDS encoding TatD family hydrolase, translated as MIDTHMHADARSGEDFEQMYLAGIDCAITCSYYPYKIPEDIVLLNHLNRILELDTKRASEHGIDLKVALGIHPTNSNVNPEKIFESLYEWIETEQIVAIGEIGLEDLTDNEVSIFKQQLDIADETNSKVIIHTPRKNKSEVLKVILDIIPEHISEKQAVIDHINPKVIGDVIDCDCMLGLTVQPQKMDKFEAISILDEYGFDKFLLNSDISNKPSDPLSVPKTVRELTRQGYGKSEIEKVSHKNAQKFFNL; from the coding sequence ATGATAGACACACACATGCATGCAGATGCAAGAAGCGGAGAAGATTTTGAACAGATGTATTTGGCTGGAATTGATTGTGCAATAACCTGCAGTTATTACCCATATAAAATACCAGAGGATATTGTTCTTTTGAATCATCTAAATAGAATTCTTGAACTAGATACAAAAAGAGCTTCAGAACATGGGATTGATTTGAAGGTTGCTCTTGGAATCCATCCTACAAATTCAAATGTCAATCCTGAAAAAATCTTTGAAAGCTTGTATGAATGGATTGAAACAGAACAGATTGTTGCCATCGGCGAAATCGGCCTTGAAGATTTAACAGATAATGAAGTCAGCATATTCAAACAGCAATTGGACATAGCAGATGAAACAAATTCCAAAGTAATCATACATACTCCCCGCAAAAATAAAAGTGAAGTCTTAAAAGTGATTTTGGACATTATCCCAGAGCATATCAGTGAAAAACAAGCAGTAATCGACCACATAAATCCAAAAGTCATCGGAGATGTAATCGATTGTGATTGCATGTTGGGCTTAACTGTACAGCCTCAAAAAATGGATAAATTTGAAGCAATATCAATTCTGGACGAATATGGATTTGACAAATTCCTGTTGAACAGTGATATAAGCAACAAGCCATCAGATCCCCTTTCCGTACCGAAAACAGTCCGTGAACTAACAAGGCAGGGCTATGGAAAAAGCGAAATTGAAAAGGTCTCACATAAGAATGCTCAAAAATTTTTTAATCTTTAG
- the dcd gene encoding dCTP deaminase, which produces MAILSDKTIKEYLDEGKIGIEPLLDEKQIQPSSVDMRLGDEFKVFKVIRKPYIDPKDEEDVASYMESTTVPKGDAFIIHPNEFALATTLEYVKIPDDLVARVEGRSSMGRLGVTMHVTAGFIDPGFEGKITLEISNIGAMPVALYPGQRVCQIVFETMTTPSELPYGHPSRKSKYMGQTRPESSRVKLDYELKKD; this is translated from the coding sequence ATGGCAATATTGAGTGATAAAACTATAAAAGAATACCTTGATGAGGGAAAAATTGGAATTGAACCCCTTTTAGATGAAAAACAAATCCAACCTTCATCCGTTGATATGAGATTAGGAGATGAATTTAAAGTATTTAAGGTTATCAGAAAACCATATATCGACCCGAAAGATGAAGAAGACGTTGCATCATATATGGAATCAACAACCGTCCCTAAAGGAGATGCATTTATAATTCATCCAAATGAATTCGCACTAGCTACCACATTAGAATATGTTAAAATACCTGATGACCTTGTTGCAAGGGTAGAAGGCAGATCCAGTATGGGCAGGTTAGGAGTGACTATGCACGTTACAGCAGGTTTTATCGACCCTGGTTTTGAAGGAAAGATAACTTTGGAAATATCAAACATCGGAGCAATGCCTGTTGCATTATATCCTGGACAAAGAGTATGTCAGATTGTGTTTGAAACCATGACAACACCTTCCGAATTACCATATGGACACCCAAGCAGAAAAAGTAAATATATGGGTCAAACTCGCCCTGAAAGCAGTAGAGTTAAATTAGATTATGAATTAAAAAAAGATTAG
- the glyS gene encoding glycine--tRNA ligase, with translation MNHDKMSNISAKRGFLWPSFEIYSGVSGFTDYGPLGASLKNNIMQKWRKQYVSGEGFYEIEGPTVMPKEVLKASGHVDNFTDPMCKCEECGEVFRADHIIEEVIGEDVESLENEELDQIVIDNNIVCPECGGKLSNIWNYNLMFKTEIGAKGDKVGYMRPETAQGIFILFKRLERFFRGKLPFGAVQLGKAYRNEISPRQGVIRLREFTQAEAEIFLNPKDKTHPKFSQIEDVMLRLNSQEVQENNLEPLEITAREALDKGIVANEMLIYQLYLARKFLTEIGIPEDVLRFRQHLKGEMAHYALDCWDVEVKTDKYGWVEIIGIADRGDYDLSSHSKFSNDELNVFIEYDEPKKVQKTIVKPNLSKFGPIFKGDSPKVKQAIEEADVDEVKQALENDGKFTIELDKVYEVTEDLLIFEDVEEEITGEKIVPHVIEPSFGIDRITYSVLLHSFTETDEKDYFKFDKSVAPVQLGIFPLVNKKGLPEVAQELTETLRMEGFKVEYDATGTIGKRYARADEIGIPLAVTVDFDTLEDNQVTIRDRDTEAQERIAIEDLKDYLEKFYK, from the coding sequence ATGAATCATGATAAAATGTCAAATATTAGTGCAAAAAGAGGATTTTTATGGCCATCTTTTGAGATATATTCCGGAGTATCAGGTTTTACCGATTATGGTCCTCTTGGAGCCAGTTTAAAAAATAACATCATGCAGAAATGGAGAAAACAATACGTTTCTGGTGAAGGGTTCTATGAAATTGAAGGACCAACTGTAATGCCAAAAGAAGTTCTGAAGGCATCAGGACACGTGGACAACTTTACCGATCCTATGTGTAAATGCGAAGAATGTGGAGAAGTTTTCAGAGCGGACCACATTATCGAAGAGGTCATTGGTGAGGACGTGGAAAGCCTTGAAAACGAGGAGCTTGACCAAATCGTTATCGACAACAACATCGTATGTCCGGAATGTGGAGGAAAACTTTCAAACATCTGGAATTATAACCTCATGTTTAAAACTGAAATCGGTGCCAAAGGTGATAAAGTAGGTTATATGAGACCTGAAACAGCACAGGGAATATTCATCCTATTCAAACGTTTGGAAAGATTCTTCAGAGGAAAATTGCCTTTCGGTGCAGTGCAGCTGGGAAAAGCATACAGAAACGAAATATCCCCAAGACAGGGAGTAATCAGACTCCGTGAATTTACCCAGGCCGAAGCTGAAATATTTTTAAACCCTAAGGACAAGACCCATCCTAAATTTTCACAGATTGAAGATGTGATGCTGCGCTTAAATTCACAGGAAGTTCAGGAAAACAATTTGGAACCTTTAGAAATAACCGCTCGTGAAGCACTTGACAAAGGTATTGTAGCAAATGAAATGCTGATTTATCAATTATATTTAGCACGTAAATTCCTGACTGAAATTGGAATACCTGAAGATGTTTTAAGATTCAGACAACACCTCAAAGGAGAAATGGCCCATTATGCCCTTGATTGCTGGGACGTTGAAGTTAAAACCGACAAATACGGTTGGGTTGAAATAATCGGAATTGCAGACAGGGGAGACTACGACTTAAGTTCCCACTCCAAATTCAGTAATGACGAATTGAACGTGTTCATTGAATACGATGAACCTAAAAAAGTTCAAAAAACAATCGTCAAACCTAACTTATCCAAATTCGGACCGATATTTAAAGGAGATTCTCCTAAAGTCAAACAGGCAATCGAAGAGGCTGATGTTGATGAAGTCAAACAGGCCTTGGAAAACGACGGCAAATTCACCATCGAATTGGATAAGGTTTATGAAGTAACCGAAGATTTGCTTATCTTTGAGGATGTTGAAGAGGAAATTACCGGAGAAAAAATTGTTCCCCATGTAATTGAACCGTCATTCGGTATTGACCGTATTACCTACTCAGTTTTACTTCACTCCTTTACCGAAACCGATGAAAAGGACTACTTCAAGTTTGATAAATCAGTAGCACCAGTTCAGCTTGGAATTTTCCCATTGGTAAACAAGAAGGGACTTCCGGAAGTTGCACAGGAATTGACTGAAACCTTAAGAATGGAAGGTTTTAAAGTTGAATATGATGCAACCGGAACCATCGGTAAAAGATACGCAAGAGCTGATGAGATTGGTATTCCACTTGCAGTAACTGTTGATTTCGACACCTTAGAAGACAATCAGGTCACTATAAGAGACAGAGACACTGAAGCTCAGGAAAGAATAGCAATCGAAGACTTGAAAGATTACTTAGAAAAATTTTATAAATGA
- a CDS encoding TrmJ/YjtD family RNA methyltransferase, with protein sequence MIKIGDAAVTEEKVVETTAMNSPESKEESKTEKKSTSTKKAKSKTQSRGSARAKLIREKEEKELNLFKENIYIVFVECETPGNVGFLARTMANFGLKNLVLINPTKLTNEAYYQATHGKYIVENAKIYQSLDEFYQSQRIDFKVASTGMAGGSYNLSRIPIRPEELGKSMNVSNKIAILFGREGDGLTNKEISDCDICVSIPTDPTYPIMNISHAAAIIFYELFKNKHDYAVEGLSESSNLEKDYLQKDMNDLIDSLDIPEHKKKNAKKTFNNIISRAFITGREAFTLKGILRRLKNKIGEQ encoded by the coding sequence TTGATTAAAATAGGAGATGCTGCCGTAACTGAAGAAAAAGTGGTGGAAACAACTGCCATGAATTCCCCAGAAAGCAAAGAAGAAAGCAAAACCGAAAAGAAATCAACATCTACAAAAAAAGCAAAATCAAAAACCCAATCCCGAGGCAGTGCCAGGGCTAAACTCATTAGGGAAAAAGAGGAAAAGGAACTTAACCTATTTAAAGAAAATATTTACATCGTTTTTGTTGAATGTGAAACCCCTGGAAATGTTGGTTTTCTGGCAAGGACAATGGCAAACTTCGGATTGAAGAATTTGGTTTTGATAAATCCAACAAAATTAACAAATGAAGCTTATTACCAGGCAACACATGGAAAGTATATCGTGGAAAATGCAAAGATATACCAGAGCCTGGATGAGTTTTACCAGTCACAAAGAATCGACTTCAAGGTTGCATCTACAGGAATGGCTGGAGGAAGCTACAATTTATCAAGAATTCCAATAAGGCCTGAAGAGCTTGGCAAATCAATGAACGTTTCAAATAAGATTGCAATACTGTTTGGAAGAGAGGGGGATGGACTGACAAATAAGGAAATAAGTGATTGTGACATTTGCGTATCCATTCCAACCGATCCGACATACCCAATAATGAACATTTCACATGCAGCCGCAATAATATTTTATGAATTATTTAAAAACAAGCATGACTATGCAGTTGAGGGCCTGAGTGAAAGCAGCAATTTAGAAAAAGACTATTTGCAAAAAGATATGAACGATTTAATAGATTCTCTTGATATACCTGAGCATAAAAAGAAAAATGCTAAAAAGACATTCAACAACATTATTTCAAGAGCATTCATAACAGGACGAGAAGCCTTTACATTAAAAGGCATTTTAAGAAGATTAAAAAATAAGATTGGTGAACAATGA
- the tfrB gene encoding fumarate reductase (CoM/CoB) subunit TfrB: MIKVYVSRFNSETDTEPHLECYEIEKTPHMKVLDALQAINDKYDADISFQSSCRAGQCGSCGILFKGNGALACQKEIKDGAIIEPLHFPVIKDLIVDRSSIEAKVKQLELSLQCDHKCESINEDITKSESSETKKVRSCIECYSCLSTCPVVNIATEEFGGPYLMRYIRKFETDPRDNFDRLKEALDDGLYNCTSCGKCLSVCPKNINTFGDAIEKMRAIAVANGSGPLPEHVAFKENILETGRSVKTKNTPFLKEAVHETGSKIAFFTGCMVDYKFPELGHTLVKILKENGIDIDVPEGQVCCGSPLLRTGQTDIVQDLVDKNKEVFKDYDTVITICSGCGATLKNNHPHFGSELNVMDISEFLEDKIDASKLNEVNMKVTYHDPCHLGRGQGIKDAPRNIIEMIPGVEFEEMKYPCQCCGAGGGIKSGKPEIAMDLSKSKAEMIKDTGAEAVITICPFCELNLQDGLNAIDLENVESMHILKLLEKSYE, encoded by the coding sequence ATGATTAAAGTTTATGTTTCAAGATTCAATAGTGAAACAGACACAGAACCTCATCTGGAGTGTTATGAAATTGAAAAGACACCCCATATGAAGGTTCTCGATGCTCTGCAAGCTATTAATGACAAATATGATGCAGATATCAGTTTTCAAAGTTCCTGTAGGGCAGGACAATGCGGATCCTGCGGAATATTATTCAAAGGAAATGGGGCCCTTGCCTGTCAGAAGGAAATTAAGGACGGAGCAATAATCGAACCTCTCCATTTTCCAGTTATTAAGGATTTGATTGTTGACAGGTCAAGCATTGAAGCTAAAGTAAAGCAATTGGAACTGTCTCTTCAATGTGACCATAAATGTGAAAGCATCAACGAAGACATCACAAAAAGTGAATCCAGCGAAACTAAAAAGGTAAGAAGCTGTATCGAATGTTATTCCTGCCTTTCAACCTGTCCGGTTGTCAACATTGCAACTGAGGAGTTTGGCGGACCGTACCTTATGAGATACATCAGGAAATTTGAAACAGATCCAAGAGATAACTTTGACAGACTCAAAGAAGCCCTTGATGACGGATTGTACAACTGTACAAGTTGCGGCAAATGCTTATCCGTTTGTCCGAAAAACATAAACACCTTTGGAGACGCAATTGAAAAGATGCGTGCAATTGCAGTGGCCAACGGTTCAGGACCTCTCCCAGAACATGTTGCATTCAAGGAAAACATTTTGGAAACCGGAAGGTCTGTTAAAACCAAAAATACACCATTCCTCAAGGAAGCTGTACACGAAACCGGCTCCAAAATTGCGTTCTTTACAGGCTGTATGGTGGACTACAAATTCCCCGAACTTGGCCACACATTAGTTAAAATTTTAAAGGAAAACGGAATTGACATTGATGTTCCTGAAGGCCAGGTATGCTGCGGCTCACCCCTTTTAAGAACAGGCCAGACTGATATCGTCCAGGACCTTGTTGATAAAAACAAGGAAGTGTTTAAAGATTACGACACGGTCATTACAATCTGTTCCGGCTGTGGAGCTACACTGAAAAACAATCATCCTCATTTTGGATCTGAACTAAATGTAATGGACATAAGTGAATTTCTGGAAGACAAAATCGACGCTTCAAAACTAAATGAAGTGAACATGAAAGTCACATATCACGACCCATGCCATTTAGGAAGAGGACAGGGAATAAAAGATGCTCCTAGAAACATTATTGAAATGATTCCTGGAGTGGAATTTGAAGAGATGAAATATCCTTGCCAGTGCTGCGGCGCAGGCGGAGGAATCAAATCCGGAAAACCTGAAATTGCAATGGACTTATCAAAATCCAAAGCTGAGATGATAAAGGATACAGGTGCCGAAGCAGTAATTACAATATGTCCGTTCTGTGAATTGAACCTGCAGGATGGTTTGAATGCAATTGACTTGGAAAACGTTGAATCAATGCATATTCTCAAATTATTAGAAAAAAGTTATGAATAA
- a CDS encoding 4Fe-4S binding protein, translated as MRRPRFVDISRFSLKYVFNWRFWIAEITKKSKVYRKIVDKMLFEDDEIIVIPNTININQKIESEGSEFLPTQIIKDVIKRCDDIVIMNSCLCRSSNNCQDYPQDIGCIFLGPTARKIPKHIGHLATVEEALEQVDRADEAGLSHIIGRNKIDTVWMNIRPGKGLLTICHCCPCCCLWKVYPNLDNEISEKLEKLDGVTVKLQEENCKMCKKCLNEVCMFDSISLKDNKISIDYDNCKGCGLCVNACKFDAITIDYSEKTIDNIVNRIDNLLEIREL; from the coding sequence ATGAGGCGACCTAGATTTGTAGACATTAGCAGATTTTCTCTAAAATACGTCTTCAATTGGAGATTTTGGATTGCAGAAATTACAAAAAAATCAAAAGTATACAGAAAAATCGTTGACAAAATGCTTTTTGAAGATGACGAAATTATCGTCATTCCGAATACAATCAACATAAATCAGAAAATAGAATCAGAAGGCTCTGAATTTTTACCTACACAAATTATCAAGGATGTTATCAAACGTTGTGATGACATAGTAATTATGAATTCCTGCTTATGCAGGTCATCAAACAACTGTCAGGATTATCCTCAGGACATAGGTTGCATTTTCCTTGGACCTACAGCAAGAAAAATTCCTAAACATATTGGACATTTGGCCACAGTGGAAGAGGCATTAGAACAAGTTGATAGGGCAGATGAAGCAGGATTAAGCCACATTATCGGAAGAAATAAGATTGATACCGTTTGGATGAATATCAGACCTGGAAAAGGACTGTTAACAATCTGTCATTGCTGCCCATGTTGCTGTTTATGGAAAGTATATCCTAATTTAGATAATGAAATAAGTGAAAAATTAGAAAAACTTGACGGAGTCACAGTTAAACTTCAAGAAGAGAATTGTAAAATGTGTAAAAAATGTTTAAATGAAGTTTGCATGTTTGATTCCATTAGTCTAAAAGACAATAAAATATCCATTGATTATGATAATTGCAAAGGCTGCGGACTTTGCGTTAATGCATGTAAATTTGATGCTATAACAATTGATTATAGTGAAAAAACCATCGATAACATAGTTAATAGAATCGACAATTTATTAGAGATAAGAGAATTATAA